From Dreissena polymorpha isolate Duluth1 chromosome 15, UMN_Dpol_1.0, whole genome shotgun sequence, a single genomic window includes:
- the LOC127860601 gene encoding neurogenic locus notch homolog protein 1-like isoform X43, protein MRMISIKIIPFLLFLRAVHGGFWGSICMPNPCKNGAWCRNDVWGKICICTPGWQGINCDQDINECLEQTCKNGASCSNSPGAYSCTCKPGWQGQNCDQGDVKVSMQGATLSTNGLIWADWVPNLAIDGRTGQPDECGCCSAMKRPTWLQLSLPQTYFVKWVILYGRTDQVRHQLRNIVMLGGYDEHHMVEQQATSFSDTIRTYEISPPQAMQAIRVIGNGIDYMTICEIEVYRQKDCVNGKYGPNCENRCNCREGPCYTINGTCGSGCQDGWRGAACNETCDNGLYGRDCLTKCGYCLNNAYCNKTSGVCPVGCAAGYTGSLCKDDINKCSALPCKNGAICTNLVNAYLCECTPGWQGMNCDQDINECLTAPCKNGATCSNLQNAYSCTCKPGWQGMNCDQDINECLTAPCKNGAWCSNLQNAYSCTCVPGWQGKNCDQDINECSPLPCKNGAWCSNLQNAYSCTCTPGWQGMNCDQDINECLTAPCKNGATCSNLQNAYSCTCKPGWQGKNCDQDINECSPLPCKNGAWCSNLQNAYSCTCTPGWQGMNCDQDINECLTAPCKNGAMCSNLQNAYSCTCVPGWQGKNCDQDINECSPLPCKNGATCSNLQNAYLCTCKPGWQGKNCDQDIDECAPAPCENGATCTNLQDAYSCMCAPGWQGKHCDQDVNECASAPCKNGATCRDLTNEYTCDCVTGWTGYNCQEDIDECALETCKNEATCANFPGFFECTCTPGWHGTRCDVDIDECATNNQPCKNGATCSNLHNAYSCTCPSGWFGKNCNQSINCVANGTISMQKPNFAASVFAYNSKGKCVAGFSDYDQNVALIAGCEKNLYVYVTFSNFVFDGVDLLGGENVETHVVNCKEIPEEGVVRNTLVYYNSSLVIHDKAEYPYVDIRSAIYTNSMETVKAVTMGIGQPVVLTIYTTMNYFLKPEACWAYGGQAVNESAPKSKLIEQGCSLDTNLCLNFGWQSPKNGTKVNMVLKGFKFYGSEFITIVCSMRMCLMDHPDNCVISCSNRKPRAENAMSELQTERLMSVTTSIKVVDKYQEWNALAGVSKKEARYMWNFLTCLGLLLIE, encoded by the exons ATCATCCCTTTCCTGTTGTTTTTGAGAGCAGTACATGGAGGATTTTGGGGCA GTATATGCATGCCAAATCCATGTAAAAACGGTGCATGGTGTAGGAATGATGTTTGGGGgaaaatatgtatatgtacacCGGGCTGGCAGGGAATAAATTGTGATCAGG ATATCAACGAGTGCTTGGAACAAACTTGTAAGAATGGCGCCAGTTGCAGTAATTCTCCTGGTGCGTATTCGTGCACGTGTAAACCAGGCTGGCAGGGACAAAACTGTGATCAGG GTGATGTCAAAGTTTCAATGCAAGGAGCTACACTTTCGACAAACGGATTAATATGGGCTGATTGGGTTCCCAACCTAGCCATCGATGGAAGAACTGGTCAACCTGACGAATGTGGATGTTGTTCCGCCATGAAAAGGCCGACCTGGCTTCAATTAAGTCTACcacaaacatattttgtgaaGTGGGTTATACTTTATGGGCGTACAGACCAAG TTAGACATCAGCTAAGGAATATTGTAATGCTTGGTGGTTATGACGAGCATCACATGGTCGAACAACAGGCCACTAGTTTTTCTGATACCATACGAACCTATGAGATAAGTCCGCCACAGGCTATGCAAGCAATACGCGTGATTGGCAATGGAATAGACTATATGACAATATGCGAAATAGAAGTTTACCGACAAAAAG ATTGCGTGAATGGAAAATATGGCCCTAATTGTGAAAACAGATGTAATTGTCGGGAAGGACCTTGTTACACGATAAATGGTACCTGTGGGTCAGGATGTCAGGATGGCTGGAGAGGAGCCGCATGCAACGAaa CCTGCGACAACGGATTGTACGGCCGAGACTGTCTGACGAAATGTGGTTATTGTCTGAACAACGCTTACTGTAATAAGACATCCGGTGTATGTCCAGTTGGATGTGCTGCAGGATATACTGGTTCTCTCTGCAAAGACG ATATCAACAAATGCTCGGCACTCCCTTGTAAGAATGGCGCCATTTGCACCAATCTTGTGAACGCGTATTTATGCGAGTGTACACCAGGCTGGCAAGGGATGAACTGTGATCAGG ATATCAATGAATGCCTAACTGCTCCGTGTAAAAATGGAGCCACGTGCAGCAATCTCCAGAACGCGTATTCATGCACGTGTAAACCAGGCTGGCAGGGAATGAACTGTGATCAGG ATATCAATGAATGCCTAACTGCTCCGTGTAAAAATGGAGCCTGGTGCAGCAATCTTCAGAACGCGTATTCATGCACGTGTGTGCCAG GCTGGCAGGGGAAGAACTGTGATCAGG atatcaacgaatgctCGCCACTCCCCTGTAAGAATGGAGCCTGGTGCAGCAATCTTCAGAACGCGTATTCATGCACGTGTACACCAGGCTGGCAGGGAATGAACTGTGATCAGG ATATCAATGAATGTCTAACTGCTCCGTGTAAAAATGGAGCCACGTGCAGCAATCTTCAGAACGCGTATTCATGCACATGTAAACCAGGCTGGCAGGGAAAGAACTGTGATCAGG atatcaacgaatgctCGCCACTCCCCTGTAAGAATGGAGCCTGGTGCAGCAATCTTCAGAACGCGTATTCATGCACGTGTACACCAGGCTGGCAGGGAATGAACTGTGATCAGG ATATCAATGAATGTCTAACTGCTCCGTGTAAAAATGGAGCCATGTGCAGCAATCTTCAGAACGCGTATTCATGCACATGTGTGCCAGGCTGGCAGGGAAAGAACTGTGATCAGG atatcaacgaatgctCGCCACTCCCCTGTAAGAATGGTGCCACTTGCAGCAATCTTCAGAACGCGTATTTATGCACGTGTAAACCAGGCTGGCAGGGGAAGAACTGTGATCAGG ATATCGATGAATGCGCACCAGCTCCTTGTGAAAACGGCGCCACGTGCACAAATCTGCAGGACGCGTACTCGTGCATGTGCGCACCTGGCTGGCAAGGAAAACATTGTGATCAGG ACGTGAACGAGTGCGCATCGGCCCCATGCAAAAATGGCGCCACGTGCAGGGATCTTACGAACGAGTACACATGTGACTGTGTGACAGGATGGACCGGATATAACTGCCAGGAAG ATATCGACGAGTGTGCATTGGAAACCTGCAAGAATGAGGCCACGTGCGCAAATTTTCCCGGATTTTTTGAATGCACTTGCACACCGGGTTGGCATGGGACACGATGTGATGTCG ATATCGATGAGTGTGCGACAAACAATCAACCATGTAAAAACGGCGCCACATGCAGCAATCTTCATAATGCATACTCATGTACCTGCCCCTCCGGTTGGTTTGGAAAGAACTGTAATCAAA GTATAAACTGTGTCGCAAACGGCACAATAAGCATGCAGAAACCCAACTTTGCGGCAAGTGTGTTCGCCTACAACAGCAAGGGCAAGTGTGTCGCTGGGTTTTCCGACTACGACCAGAATGTCGCATTGATCGCCGGATGTGAAAAG AATCTCTACGTGTATGTGACGTTCTCCAATTTCGTGTTCGACGGCGTTGATTTGCTTGGTGGTGAAAACGTCGAAACCCACGTGGTCAACTGCAAGGAGATACCAGAAGAAGGTGTCGTCAGGAATACACTAGTCTATTACAACTCCTC GTTGGTCATACATGACAAGGCCGAGTATCCGTACGTGGACATTCGGTCGGCCATATACACGAACTCAATGGAGACTGTGAAAGCGGTCACCATGGGCATCGGACAGCCCGTCGTTCTCACCATTTACACAACCA TGAATTACTTCTTGAAGCCCGAGGCGTGCTGGGCTTATGGTGGCCAAGCGGTCAATGAATCTGCACCCAAAAGTAAACTCATAGAGCAAGG ATGTTCCCTGGACACAAATCTGTGCCTCAACTTCGGTTGGCAGTCGCCTAAGAACGGCACCAAAGTTAACATGGTGCTAAAGGGTTTCAAGTTCTACGGATCCGAGTTCATCACTATTGTGTGTTCTATGCGAATGTGCCTGATGGATCATCCAGACAACTGTGTGATT TCTTGCAGTAACAGAAAACCTCGTGCTGAAAACGCAATGTCTGAACTCCAAACAGAACGACTGATGTCTGTTACGACGAGTATCAAAGTGGTTGACAAGTATCAGGAGTGGAATGCGCTAGCTGGGGTCAGCAAAAAAG AGGCAAGATATATGTGGAATTTTCTTACGTGCCTCGGCTTACTGCTCATCGAATGA
- the LOC127860601 gene encoding fibropellin-1-like isoform X9, translated as MRMISIKIIPFLLFLRAVHGGFWGSICMPNPCKNGAWCRNDVWGKICICTPGWQGINCDQDINECLEQTCKNGASCSNSPGAYSCTCKPGWQGQNCDQGDVKVSMQGATLSTNGLIWADWVPNLAIDGRTGQPDECGCCSAMKRPTWLQLSLPQTYFVKWVILYGRTDQVRHQLRNIVMLGGYDEHHMVEQQATSFSDTIRTYEISPPQAMQAIRVIGNGIDYMTICEIEVYRQKDCVNGKYGPNCENRCNCREGPCYTINGTCGSGCQDGWRGAACNETCDNGLYGRDCLTKCGYCLNNAYCNKTSGVCPVGCAAGYTGSLCKDDINKCSALPCKNGAICTNLVNAYLCECTPGWQGMNCDQDINECLTAPCKNGATCSNLQNAYSCTCKPGWQGMNCDQDINECLTAPCKNGAWCSNLQNAYSCTCVPGWQGQNCDQDINECSPLPCKNGAWCSNLQNAYSCTCTPGWQGKNCDQDINECSPLPCKNGAWCSNLQNAYSCTCTPGWQGMNCDQDINECLTAPCKNGAWCSNLQNAYSCTCTPGWQGKNCDQDINECLTAPCKNGAWCSNLPNAYSCTCTPGWQGKNCDQDINECSPLPCKNGAWCSNLQNAYSCTCTPGWQGMNCDQDINECLTAPCKNGATCSNLQNAYSCTCKPGWQGKNCDQDINECSPLPCKNGAWCSNLQNAYSCTCTPGWQGMNCDQDINECLTAPCKNGAMCSNLQNAYSCTCVPGWQGKNCDQDINECSPLPCKNGATCSNLQNAYLCTCKPGWQGKNCDQDIDECAPAPCENGATCTNLQDAYSCMCAPGWQGKHCDQDVNECASAPCKNGATCRDLTNEYTCDCVTGWTGYNCQEDIDECALETCKNEATCANFPGFFECTCTPGWHGTRCDVDIDECATNNQPCKNGATCSNLHNAYSCTCPSGWFGKNCNQSINCVANGTISMQKPNFAASVFAYNSKGKCVAGFSDYDQNVALIAGCEKNLYVYVTFSNFVFDGVDLLGGENVETHVVNCKEIPEEGVVRNTLVYYNSSLVIHDKAEYPYVDIRSAIYTNSMETVKAVTMGIGQPVVLTIYTTMNYFLKPEACWAYGGQAVNESAPKSKLIEQGCSLDTNLCLNFGWQSPKNGTKVNMVLKGFKFYGSEFITIVCSMRMCLMDHPDNCVISCSNRKPRAENAMSELQTERLMSVTTSIKVVDKYQEWNALAGVSKKEARYMWNFLTCLGLLLIE; from the exons ATCATCCCTTTCCTGTTGTTTTTGAGAGCAGTACATGGAGGATTTTGGGGCA GTATATGCATGCCAAATCCATGTAAAAACGGTGCATGGTGTAGGAATGATGTTTGGGGgaaaatatgtatatgtacacCGGGCTGGCAGGGAATAAATTGTGATCAGG ATATCAACGAGTGCTTGGAACAAACTTGTAAGAATGGCGCCAGTTGCAGTAATTCTCCTGGTGCGTATTCGTGCACGTGTAAACCAGGCTGGCAGGGACAAAACTGTGATCAGG GTGATGTCAAAGTTTCAATGCAAGGAGCTACACTTTCGACAAACGGATTAATATGGGCTGATTGGGTTCCCAACCTAGCCATCGATGGAAGAACTGGTCAACCTGACGAATGTGGATGTTGTTCCGCCATGAAAAGGCCGACCTGGCTTCAATTAAGTCTACcacaaacatattttgtgaaGTGGGTTATACTTTATGGGCGTACAGACCAAG TTAGACATCAGCTAAGGAATATTGTAATGCTTGGTGGTTATGACGAGCATCACATGGTCGAACAACAGGCCACTAGTTTTTCTGATACCATACGAACCTATGAGATAAGTCCGCCACAGGCTATGCAAGCAATACGCGTGATTGGCAATGGAATAGACTATATGACAATATGCGAAATAGAAGTTTACCGACAAAAAG ATTGCGTGAATGGAAAATATGGCCCTAATTGTGAAAACAGATGTAATTGTCGGGAAGGACCTTGTTACACGATAAATGGTACCTGTGGGTCAGGATGTCAGGATGGCTGGAGAGGAGCCGCATGCAACGAaa CCTGCGACAACGGATTGTACGGCCGAGACTGTCTGACGAAATGTGGTTATTGTCTGAACAACGCTTACTGTAATAAGACATCCGGTGTATGTCCAGTTGGATGTGCTGCAGGATATACTGGTTCTCTCTGCAAAGACG ATATCAACAAATGCTCGGCACTCCCTTGTAAGAATGGCGCCATTTGCACCAATCTTGTGAACGCGTATTTATGCGAGTGTACACCAGGCTGGCAAGGGATGAACTGTGATCAGG ATATCAATGAATGCCTAACTGCTCCGTGTAAAAATGGAGCCACGTGCAGCAATCTCCAGAACGCGTATTCATGCACGTGTAAACCAGGCTGGCAGGGAATGAACTGTGATCAGG ATATCAATGAATGCCTAACTGCTCCGTGTAAAAATGGAGCCTGGTGCAGCAATCTTCAGAACGCGTATTCATGCACGTGTGTGCCAGGCTGGCAGGGACAGAACTGTGATCAGG atatcaacgaatgctCGCCACTCCCTTGTAAGAATGGAGCCTGGTGCAGCAATCTTCAGAACGCGTATTCATGCACGTGTACACCAGGCTGGCAGGGGAAGAACTGTGATCAGG atatcaacgaatgctCGCCACTCCCTTGTAAGAATGGAGCCTGGTGCAGCAATCTTCAGAACGCGTATTCATGCACGTGTACTCCAGGCTGGCAGGGAATGAACTGTGATCAGG ATATCAATGAATGTCTAACTGCTCCGTGTAAAAATGGAGCCTGGTGCAGCAATCTTCAGAACGCGTATTCATGCACGTGTACTCCAGGCTGGCAGGGAAAGAACTGTGATCAGG ATATCAATGAATGCCTAACTGCTCCGTGTAAAAATGGAGCCTGGTGCAGCAATCTTCCGAACGCGTATTCATGCACGTGTACTCCAGGCTGGCAGGGAAAGAACTGTGATCAGG atatcaacgaatgctCGCCACTCCCCTGTAAGAATGGAGCCTGGTGCAGCAATCTTCAGAACGCGTATTCATGCACGTGTACACCAGGCTGGCAGGGAATGAACTGTGATCAGG ATATCAATGAATGTCTAACTGCTCCGTGTAAAAATGGAGCCACGTGCAGCAATCTTCAGAACGCGTATTCATGCACATGTAAACCAGGCTGGCAGGGAAAGAACTGTGATCAGG atatcaacgaatgctCGCCACTCCCCTGTAAGAATGGAGCCTGGTGCAGCAATCTTCAGAACGCGTATTCATGCACGTGTACACCAGGCTGGCAGGGAATGAACTGTGATCAGG ATATCAATGAATGTCTAACTGCTCCGTGTAAAAATGGAGCCATGTGCAGCAATCTTCAGAACGCGTATTCATGCACATGTGTGCCAGGCTGGCAGGGAAAGAACTGTGATCAGG atatcaacgaatgctCGCCACTCCCCTGTAAGAATGGTGCCACTTGCAGCAATCTTCAGAACGCGTATTTATGCACGTGTAAACCAGGCTGGCAGGGGAAGAACTGTGATCAGG ATATCGATGAATGCGCACCAGCTCCTTGTGAAAACGGCGCCACGTGCACAAATCTGCAGGACGCGTACTCGTGCATGTGCGCACCTGGCTGGCAAGGAAAACATTGTGATCAGG ACGTGAACGAGTGCGCATCGGCCCCATGCAAAAATGGCGCCACGTGCAGGGATCTTACGAACGAGTACACATGTGACTGTGTGACAGGATGGACCGGATATAACTGCCAGGAAG ATATCGACGAGTGTGCATTGGAAACCTGCAAGAATGAGGCCACGTGCGCAAATTTTCCCGGATTTTTTGAATGCACTTGCACACCGGGTTGGCATGGGACACGATGTGATGTCG ATATCGATGAGTGTGCGACAAACAATCAACCATGTAAAAACGGCGCCACATGCAGCAATCTTCATAATGCATACTCATGTACCTGCCCCTCCGGTTGGTTTGGAAAGAACTGTAATCAAA GTATAAACTGTGTCGCAAACGGCACAATAAGCATGCAGAAACCCAACTTTGCGGCAAGTGTGTTCGCCTACAACAGCAAGGGCAAGTGTGTCGCTGGGTTTTCCGACTACGACCAGAATGTCGCATTGATCGCCGGATGTGAAAAG AATCTCTACGTGTATGTGACGTTCTCCAATTTCGTGTTCGACGGCGTTGATTTGCTTGGTGGTGAAAACGTCGAAACCCACGTGGTCAACTGCAAGGAGATACCAGAAGAAGGTGTCGTCAGGAATACACTAGTCTATTACAACTCCTC GTTGGTCATACATGACAAGGCCGAGTATCCGTACGTGGACATTCGGTCGGCCATATACACGAACTCAATGGAGACTGTGAAAGCGGTCACCATGGGCATCGGACAGCCCGTCGTTCTCACCATTTACACAACCA TGAATTACTTCTTGAAGCCCGAGGCGTGCTGGGCTTATGGTGGCCAAGCGGTCAATGAATCTGCACCCAAAAGTAAACTCATAGAGCAAGG ATGTTCCCTGGACACAAATCTGTGCCTCAACTTCGGTTGGCAGTCGCCTAAGAACGGCACCAAAGTTAACATGGTGCTAAAGGGTTTCAAGTTCTACGGATCCGAGTTCATCACTATTGTGTGTTCTATGCGAATGTGCCTGATGGATCATCCAGACAACTGTGTGATT TCTTGCAGTAACAGAAAACCTCGTGCTGAAAACGCAATGTCTGAACTCCAAACAGAACGACTGATGTCTGTTACGACGAGTATCAAAGTGGTTGACAAGTATCAGGAGTGGAATGCGCTAGCTGGGGTCAGCAAAAAAG AGGCAAGATATATGTGGAATTTTCTTACGTGCCTCGGCTTACTGCTCATCGAATGA
- the LOC127860601 gene encoding neurogenic locus notch homolog protein 1-like isoform X46, with product MRMISIKIIPFLLFLRAVHGGFWGSICMPNPCKNGAWCRNDVWGKICICTPGWQGINCDQDINECLEQTCKNGASCSNSPGAYSCTCKPGWQGQNCDQGDVKVSMQGATLSTNGLIWADWVPNLAIDGRTGQPDECGCCSAMKRPTWLQLSLPQTYFVKWVILYGRTDQVRHQLRNIVMLGGYDEHHMVEQQATSFSDTIRTYEISPPQAMQAIRVIGNGIDYMTICEIEVYRQKDCVNGKYGPNCENRCNCREGPCYTINGTCGSGCQDGWRGAACNETCDNGLYGRDCLTKCGYCLNNAYCNKTSGVCPVGCAAGYTGSLCKDDINKCSALPCKNGAICTNLVNAYLCECTPGWQGMNCDQDINECLTAPCKNGATCSNLQNAYSCTCKPGWQGMNCDQDINECLTAPCKNGAWCSNLQNAYSCTCVPGWQGQNCDQDINECSPLPCKNGAWCSNLQNAYSCTCTPGWQGKNCDQDINECSPLPCKNGAWCSNLQNAYSCTCTPGWQGMNCDQDINECSPLPCKNGAWCSNLQNAYSCTCTPGWQGMNCDQDINECLTAPCKNGAMCSNLQNAYSCTCVPGWQGKNCDQDINECSPLPCKNGATCSNLQNAYLCTCKPGWQGKNCDQDIDECAPAPCENGATCTNLQDAYSCMCAPGWQGKHCDQDVNECASAPCKNGATCRDLTNEYTCDCVTGWTGYNCQEDIDECALETCKNEATCANFPGFFECTCTPGWHGTRCDVDIDECATNNQPCKNGATCSNLHNAYSCTCPSGWFGKNCNQSINCVANGTISMQKPNFAASVFAYNSKGKCVAGFSDYDQNVALIAGCEKNLYVYVTFSNFVFDGVDLLGGENVETHVVNCKEIPEEGVVRNTLVYYNSSLVIHDKAEYPYVDIRSAIYTNSMETVKAVTMGIGQPVVLTIYTTMNYFLKPEACWAYGGQAVNESAPKSKLIEQGCSLDTNLCLNFGWQSPKNGTKVNMVLKGFKFYGSEFITIVCSMRMCLMDHPDNCVISCSNRKPRAENAMSELQTERLMSVTTSIKVVDKYQEWNALAGVSKKEARYMWNFLTCLGLLLIE from the exons ATCATCCCTTTCCTGTTGTTTTTGAGAGCAGTACATGGAGGATTTTGGGGCA GTATATGCATGCCAAATCCATGTAAAAACGGTGCATGGTGTAGGAATGATGTTTGGGGgaaaatatgtatatgtacacCGGGCTGGCAGGGAATAAATTGTGATCAGG ATATCAACGAGTGCTTGGAACAAACTTGTAAGAATGGCGCCAGTTGCAGTAATTCTCCTGGTGCGTATTCGTGCACGTGTAAACCAGGCTGGCAGGGACAAAACTGTGATCAGG GTGATGTCAAAGTTTCAATGCAAGGAGCTACACTTTCGACAAACGGATTAATATGGGCTGATTGGGTTCCCAACCTAGCCATCGATGGAAGAACTGGTCAACCTGACGAATGTGGATGTTGTTCCGCCATGAAAAGGCCGACCTGGCTTCAATTAAGTCTACcacaaacatattttgtgaaGTGGGTTATACTTTATGGGCGTACAGACCAAG TTAGACATCAGCTAAGGAATATTGTAATGCTTGGTGGTTATGACGAGCATCACATGGTCGAACAACAGGCCACTAGTTTTTCTGATACCATACGAACCTATGAGATAAGTCCGCCACAGGCTATGCAAGCAATACGCGTGATTGGCAATGGAATAGACTATATGACAATATGCGAAATAGAAGTTTACCGACAAAAAG ATTGCGTGAATGGAAAATATGGCCCTAATTGTGAAAACAGATGTAATTGTCGGGAAGGACCTTGTTACACGATAAATGGTACCTGTGGGTCAGGATGTCAGGATGGCTGGAGAGGAGCCGCATGCAACGAaa CCTGCGACAACGGATTGTACGGCCGAGACTGTCTGACGAAATGTGGTTATTGTCTGAACAACGCTTACTGTAATAAGACATCCGGTGTATGTCCAGTTGGATGTGCTGCAGGATATACTGGTTCTCTCTGCAAAGACG ATATCAACAAATGCTCGGCACTCCCTTGTAAGAATGGCGCCATTTGCACCAATCTTGTGAACGCGTATTTATGCGAGTGTACACCAGGCTGGCAAGGGATGAACTGTGATCAGG ATATCAATGAATGCCTAACTGCTCCGTGTAAAAATGGAGCCACGTGCAGCAATCTCCAGAACGCGTATTCATGCACGTGTAAACCAGGCTGGCAGGGAATGAACTGTGATCAGG ATATCAATGAATGCCTAACTGCTCCGTGTAAAAATGGAGCCTGGTGCAGCAATCTTCAGAACGCGTATTCATGCACGTGTGTGCCAGGCTGGCAGGGACAGAACTGTGATCAGG atatcaacgaatgctCGCCACTCCCTTGTAAGAATGGAGCCTGGTGCAGCAATCTTCAGAACGCGTATTCATGCACGTGTACACCAGGCTGGCAGGGGAAGAACTGTGATCAGG atatcaacgaatgctCGCCACTCCCTTGTAAGAATGGAGCCTGGTGCAGCAATCTTCAGAACGCGTATTCATGCACGTGTACTCCAGGCTGGCAGGGAATGAACTGTGATCAGG atatcaacgaatgctCGCCACTCCCCTGTAAGAATGGAGCCTGGTGCAGCAATCTTCAGAACGCGTATTCATGCACGTGTACACCAGGCTGGCAGGGAATGAACTGTGATCAGG ATATCAATGAATGTCTAACTGCTCCGTGTAAAAATGGAGCCATGTGCAGCAATCTTCAGAACGCGTATTCATGCACATGTGTGCCAGGCTGGCAGGGAAAGAACTGTGATCAGG atatcaacgaatgctCGCCACTCCCCTGTAAGAATGGTGCCACTTGCAGCAATCTTCAGAACGCGTATTTATGCACGTGTAAACCAGGCTGGCAGGGGAAGAACTGTGATCAGG ATATCGATGAATGCGCACCAGCTCCTTGTGAAAACGGCGCCACGTGCACAAATCTGCAGGACGCGTACTCGTGCATGTGCGCACCTGGCTGGCAAGGAAAACATTGTGATCAGG ACGTGAACGAGTGCGCATCGGCCCCATGCAAAAATGGCGCCACGTGCAGGGATCTTACGAACGAGTACACATGTGACTGTGTGACAGGATGGACCGGATATAACTGCCAGGAAG ATATCGACGAGTGTGCATTGGAAACCTGCAAGAATGAGGCCACGTGCGCAAATTTTCCCGGATTTTTTGAATGCACTTGCACACCGGGTTGGCATGGGACACGATGTGATGTCG ATATCGATGAGTGTGCGACAAACAATCAACCATGTAAAAACGGCGCCACATGCAGCAATCTTCATAATGCATACTCATGTACCTGCCCCTCCGGTTGGTTTGGAAAGAACTGTAATCAAA GTATAAACTGTGTCGCAAACGGCACAATAAGCATGCAGAAACCCAACTTTGCGGCAAGTGTGTTCGCCTACAACAGCAAGGGCAAGTGTGTCGCTGGGTTTTCCGACTACGACCAGAATGTCGCATTGATCGCCGGATGTGAAAAG AATCTCTACGTGTATGTGACGTTCTCCAATTTCGTGTTCGACGGCGTTGATTTGCTTGGTGGTGAAAACGTCGAAACCCACGTGGTCAACTGCAAGGAGATACCAGAAGAAGGTGTCGTCAGGAATACACTAGTCTATTACAACTCCTC GTTGGTCATACATGACAAGGCCGAGTATCCGTACGTGGACATTCGGTCGGCCATATACACGAACTCAATGGAGACTGTGAAAGCGGTCACCATGGGCATCGGACAGCCCGTCGTTCTCACCATTTACACAACCA TGAATTACTTCTTGAAGCCCGAGGCGTGCTGGGCTTATGGTGGCCAAGCGGTCAATGAATCTGCACCCAAAAGTAAACTCATAGAGCAAGG ATGTTCCCTGGACACAAATCTGTGCCTCAACTTCGGTTGGCAGTCGCCTAAGAACGGCACCAAAGTTAACATGGTGCTAAAGGGTTTCAAGTTCTACGGATCCGAGTTCATCACTATTGTGTGTTCTATGCGAATGTGCCTGATGGATCATCCAGACAACTGTGTGATT TCTTGCAGTAACAGAAAACCTCGTGCTGAAAACGCAATGTCTGAACTCCAAACAGAACGACTGATGTCTGTTACGACGAGTATCAAAGTGGTTGACAAGTATCAGGAGTGGAATGCGCTAGCTGGGGTCAGCAAAAAAG AGGCAAGATATATGTGGAATTTTCTTACGTGCCTCGGCTTACTGCTCATCGAATGA